In one window of Coralliovum pocilloporae DNA:
- a CDS encoding ABC transporter permease produces MIEISPRSSVGWQAQALAYVLALICGFATSALLIALSGASVTEGFGALYEGAFGSQEALLQSLVAATPLIFTGLATVIAFRAEIWSIGQEGQMFAGAMCGYWISLVLGAVTGWIAVPAILVAAMLGGAVMGGLCGWLKTRFQVNEIISTVMLNYVIVYLLSYLLAGGPWTEEGSTSYHQTPVFSENIRLPLIIAEVKLHFGFVLALLAAALCWVILKKTPLGFEIRALGFNPTALRFKGVNVTRTVLVVMCFSGALAALAGVSEIFGVNYRLRGDVMTGLGFTGIIVGMIGGLNPIGTVIAALLFGALANGSLYMNVLSDIPPSLVPAMQGILLLFFLSASVLVRYSIQFRRVAQ; encoded by the coding sequence GTGATCGAGATTTCCCCCCGTTCTTCCGTAGGCTGGCAGGCGCAGGCTCTTGCCTATGTTCTTGCTCTGATATGCGGATTTGCCACCTCAGCGTTGCTCATCGCGCTCAGCGGTGCCAGTGTGACCGAAGGCTTCGGTGCCCTCTACGAAGGTGCTTTTGGCAGCCAGGAAGCCCTGTTGCAAAGTCTGGTCGCCGCAACGCCATTGATTTTTACCGGGCTTGCCACCGTGATCGCGTTTCGTGCGGAAATCTGGAGCATCGGACAAGAAGGTCAGATGTTTGCCGGGGCGATGTGTGGATACTGGATCAGTCTTGTATTAGGGGCTGTGACAGGATGGATCGCTGTCCCTGCCATTCTGGTGGCCGCCATGTTGGGTGGTGCGGTCATGGGTGGACTTTGTGGATGGCTCAAGACCCGCTTTCAGGTCAATGAAATCATTTCGACTGTGATGCTGAACTATGTGATCGTTTATCTGCTGTCTTATCTGCTGGCTGGTGGACCCTGGACTGAGGAAGGCAGCACTTCCTACCATCAGACACCCGTTTTTTCGGAAAACATCCGACTGCCTCTTATTATCGCTGAAGTAAAGCTGCACTTTGGATTCGTTCTGGCCTTGCTGGCGGCTGCTTTGTGTTGGGTCATCCTCAAGAAAACTCCACTGGGTTTTGAAATCCGAGCGCTTGGGTTCAATCCGACAGCCTTGCGGTTCAAGGGCGTCAACGTCACCAGAACCGTACTGGTGGTGATGTGCTTCAGTGGTGCACTGGCTGCACTGGCGGGCGTGTCCGAGATATTTGGTGTCAATTACCGCCTGCGCGGAGATGTGATGACTGGCCTAGGCTTTACCGGCATCATTGTTGGCATGATTGGCGGCCTCAATCCTATCGGCACAGTGATCGCAGCACTTTTGTTCGGGGCGCTAGCCAACGGGTCGCTTTACATGAATGTTCTATCTGACATCCCACCTTCACTTGTCCCTGCCATGCAAGGCATTCTGCTGCTGTTCTTTCTGAGCGCATCGGTCCTTGTCCGTTACTCCATTCAGTTCAGGAGGGTTGCGCAATGA
- a CDS encoding ABC transporter permease: protein MTALLSPEILMSIMVAAMGVATVILLAAIGELVTERAGIWNMGVEGTMLTGCLMAYLAMVATGSPVLAGLTAIAGGLVAGLLIGFLTVTLRVDHFVTGLGFNLLASGLTLFWFRSYVGGGKPPTYDTIDKSPIPLLSDIPVLGPILFDQHLLTYVAFLSIPFIAFFLRRTTYGLETRAAGENPQFLEAKGLSVAKRQYSALLFGSALTALGGAFLMFAFADQFRPDISGGRGWLAIVAVIAGNWRPVRTMIAVLVFAILDSLAVHAQGVGVNVPYQFFLMLPYVASILLLVMIRSSSGQPAKLGVPYLRH, encoded by the coding sequence ATGACTGCATTGCTTTCTCCTGAAATCCTGATGTCCATCATGGTTGCGGCCATGGGAGTGGCAACCGTCATCCTTCTGGCGGCCATTGGTGAACTGGTAACCGAACGGGCTGGCATCTGGAACATGGGTGTTGAAGGCACGATGCTGACCGGTTGCCTGATGGCTTACCTTGCCATGGTTGCGACTGGTTCGCCTGTTCTGGCGGGGCTGACTGCTATAGCCGGCGGGTTGGTCGCGGGTCTGCTGATCGGTTTCCTGACTGTGACGTTGCGGGTCGATCACTTTGTCACGGGCCTTGGGTTTAACCTTCTGGCCAGCGGTCTGACGCTGTTCTGGTTCCGCAGTTATGTCGGCGGTGGTAAACCACCCACCTATGACACTATCGACAAAAGCCCTATCCCGCTTTTATCGGACATCCCGGTGTTGGGGCCAATCTTGTTTGATCAGCATTTGCTGACCTATGTGGCATTTCTCAGCATTCCATTCATTGCCTTTTTTCTGCGACGCACGACCTATGGGTTGGAAACCCGTGCCGCTGGTGAAAATCCGCAGTTTCTGGAAGCTAAAGGCCTGTCTGTTGCCAAGCGGCAGTACAGCGCACTTCTGTTCGGATCGGCTTTGACTGCCCTGGGTGGTGCATTCCTGATGTTCGCTTTTGCCGATCAGTTCCGGCCCGATATTTCTGGCGGGCGTGGCTGGCTGGCTATCGTGGCAGTGATTGCCGGAAACTGGCGGCCGGTTCGAACGATGATCGCAGTGCTGGTCTTTGCCATTCTGGACAGTCTTGCGGTCCACGCGCAGGGCGTGGGCGTCAACGTCCCCTACCAGTTTTTCCTGATGCTGCCCTATGTCGCCTCGATCCTCTTACTGGTGATGATCCGCAGCAGTTCCGGCCAACCTGCCAAACTCGGCGTTCCTTACCTAAGACACTAG
- a CDS encoding ABC transporter ATP-binding protein yields MSSPTLEARNLCKSFGPVRANHDISFTVDSGELLCLFGENGAGKSTLSACLTGLFPPDSGDILFKGASLKMASAADAIRQGIGLVHQHFVLVPDFTVLENIVIGSERGLIVQYDEAEKKLRQICDSYGIEINPNALVRDLSVGERQWAELLKALYFDADVLILDEPTATLDVENSKKLFRIIDKLKADGVALILISHFLDEVMQADRVAVLRQGKVVGIRSTTETTPEELTRLMVGRDLEVKVRDKTPTGPPWLVLKNVTVAGTGQVPDLDNVSLTVHQGEIFGIAGVAGNGQNPLMEVIAGVRTPAGGQIMLDDTDIGGMSARVIKDMGLGHIPDDRFLEGLVPEMSIEENLILGDHRGTYVRKAFLDFPKIRDTAIRMINEFQISAPSPETPTENLSGGNAQRVILAREKRLATKVLLANQPTRGLDVGVIEYIHTRLLEKRAEGVAVLIASSELEDLMKLCDRIGVLFQGRLMGVVETDTTNLEEIGLLMAGRASEVTA; encoded by the coding sequence ATGTCATCGCCAACCCTTGAGGCGCGGAACCTTTGCAAGAGTTTCGGCCCTGTGCGCGCCAATCACGACATCAGCTTTACGGTCGATTCCGGTGAACTCCTGTGCCTTTTTGGTGAGAATGGCGCTGGAAAATCAACGCTGTCGGCCTGTCTGACGGGGCTTTTTCCACCTGACAGCGGCGATATCCTCTTCAAGGGCGCGTCGTTGAAAATGGCCTCTGCGGCGGATGCCATCCGTCAGGGGATTGGCCTGGTCCATCAGCACTTTGTTCTCGTCCCGGACTTTACGGTTCTGGAGAACATCGTCATCGGGTCGGAGAGAGGCCTGATCGTTCAATATGATGAGGCAGAAAAGAAATTGCGTCAGATTTGCGACAGCTACGGGATCGAGATTAACCCGAATGCGCTGGTGCGTGATCTGTCTGTAGGTGAACGGCAATGGGCTGAATTGCTCAAGGCGCTGTATTTTGATGCCGATGTCCTGATCCTGGACGAACCGACAGCAACGCTTGATGTCGAGAATTCGAAGAAACTGTTCCGTATCATAGACAAACTCAAGGCTGATGGCGTTGCGCTGATTCTTATCTCGCACTTTCTGGACGAAGTAATGCAGGCGGATAGAGTCGCCGTTTTACGACAGGGTAAGGTGGTTGGCATCAGGTCGACGACAGAGACTACACCCGAAGAACTGACCCGTCTGATGGTTGGTCGTGATCTGGAGGTAAAGGTTCGGGACAAGACGCCAACCGGTCCTCCGTGGCTGGTTCTGAAAAATGTTACAGTTGCCGGAACGGGACAGGTTCCTGATCTGGACAACGTGTCACTGACGGTCCATCAGGGTGAAATCTTTGGTATCGCGGGTGTCGCCGGAAACGGGCAAAACCCATTGATGGAGGTCATCGCGGGAGTGCGCACGCCGGCAGGTGGGCAGATCATGCTCGACGATACCGATATCGGCGGCATGAGCGCCCGCGTAATCAAGGATATGGGGTTGGGTCATATTCCCGATGACCGGTTCCTTGAAGGCCTGGTTCCCGAAATGTCAATCGAGGAAAACTTGATCCTGGGCGACCATCGGGGGACCTATGTACGCAAGGCCTTCCTGGACTTCCCGAAAATCCGGGACACGGCGATCAGGATGATCAACGAGTTTCAGATTTCTGCCCCATCACCCGAGACTCCGACTGAAAACCTCTCAGGCGGCAACGCTCAGCGCGTGATCCTGGCTCGCGAAAAGCGGCTGGCAACCAAGGTTCTACTGGCTAATCAGCCGACCCGAGGTCTGGATGTGGGTGTGATTGAATACATCCACACGCGATTGCTTGAGAAGCGGGCCGAGGGGGTCGCGGTGCTGATTGCGTCGTCTGAACTTGAGGATCTCATGAAACTTTGCGACCGGATTGGTGTCCTGTTTCAAGGGCGTCTGATGGGTGTTGTTGAAACAGATACTACCAATCTGGAAGAAATCGGCCTGCTGATGGCAGGCAGAGCCAGCGAGGTCACAGCGTGA
- a CDS encoding BMP family lipoprotein, producing MNMFKTLMATALLSLTSGVAWADAPTELGIGLILATGPEASWDATLLRDLDSVVEAAPHGLEISYKNINGKWGEDAGDAMELLAKTGKYQIIWAHSSYSDQVKALQEKYPDILFVLVGSGNEGLGGNAYWVYKRVHEPSYLLGVMAGRLTESDVVGVVGQFPSEDVNDQINSFFAGARSVNPDVERKVAFIESWYDPAKAEQFTNAQIAAGADLTFQLVASFETCEKAGIRCFGNYIDHGASAPDSVVASALISWTEDLNWVIDEWYDYAANGAAYEGNTSERWVPMADGGTALSGYNAYEDQLPAELKEEIATLSAQIASGELKIPVDLSLPKSD from the coding sequence ATGAATATGTTCAAAACACTCATGGCAACAGCGCTGTTATCTTTGACAAGCGGAGTTGCGTGGGCAGACGCCCCGACTGAACTGGGCATCGGCTTGATACTGGCTACAGGGCCCGAGGCTTCGTGGGATGCAACGCTTTTGCGGGATCTCGACAGTGTAGTAGAGGCTGCGCCTCATGGTCTGGAAATCTCGTACAAGAACATTAACGGTAAATGGGGCGAGGATGCCGGTGATGCTATGGAATTGCTGGCCAAAACCGGCAAGTACCAGATCATCTGGGCTCACAGCAGCTACTCGGACCAGGTAAAGGCTCTGCAAGAAAAGTACCCGGATATCCTGTTTGTGCTGGTTGGTTCGGGGAATGAAGGCCTTGGAGGTAATGCCTACTGGGTTTACAAGCGCGTGCACGAACCCTCGTATCTATTGGGCGTCATGGCCGGACGCCTGACGGAAAGCGATGTGGTTGGCGTCGTCGGGCAATTTCCATCCGAAGATGTGAATGATCAGATTAACAGCTTCTTTGCAGGGGCGCGGTCGGTCAATCCGGATGTCGAGCGCAAGGTGGCTTTTATCGAAAGCTGGTACGATCCGGCCAAGGCCGAACAGTTTACCAATGCCCAGATTGCGGCGGGTGCTGACCTGACGTTCCAGTTGGTTGCCAGCTTTGAAACGTGTGAAAAGGCCGGAATCAGGTGTTTCGGCAACTATATCGACCATGGGGCATCCGCGCCGGACTCGGTCGTGGCCAGTGCCTTGATTTCCTGGACCGAGGATCTGAACTGGGTGATTGACGAATGGTATGATTATGCGGCCAACGGCGCAGCTTACGAAGGTAATACTTCTGAGCGCTGGGTGCCCATGGCCGATGGCGGAACAGCCCTGTCTGGTTATAACGCTTATGAGGATCAGCTGCCTGCGGAGCTGAAAGAGGAAATTGCGACACTGAGTGCGCAAATCGCCTCGGGCGAGTTGAAAATCCCTGTCGATCTGTCTCTCCCAAAATCTGACTGA
- the ade gene encoding adenine deaminase — MPVPTWTEAAPRLIDVAMGRTSADSVIRGGKWVNVYSGEIIPDTDIAITMGRIAYVGPDAGHTVGDQTRVIEANGRYMVPGLCDAHMHVESGMVTVTEFARAVIPHGTTSMFIDPHEIANVLGLPGVRLMHDDAASLPINVQVQVPSCVPSAPGLENAGAEFSVEDVTEALTWPQTCGLGEMMNFPGVAMNDPKMIGEIGATQLAGKTVGGHYASPDLGLMFHGYVAGGPADDHEGTRKEDPIARIRQGMRAMLRLGSAWYDVAEQIKAVTEDGLDPRNFILCTDDSHSGTLVHEGHMNRVVRHAIAQGVKPVTAIQMATLNTAQHFGMERDVGSIAPGRRADIILTSDLPTLPVEMVMAQGEVLAENGVLTADIPEANYPDFAKGTVNLGKKLSADDFNIYAPEGAAEVTARVIGVIENQAPTRALEASLPVKDGLVQMDNDRDICQIALVERHRGTGGVVNGFVSGFGYDTPCAIASTVAHDSHHMIVVGTSKEDMAAAANHLGKVGGGITVFSQGQELATVELAIAGLMSDERAEVVANKAASMVAAMENCGCKLNNAYMQHSLLALVVIPEIRISDLGLVDVTKFEKVDLFV, encoded by the coding sequence ATGCCTGTTCCTACCTGGACCGAAGCTGCACCCCGCCTTATTGATGTTGCCATGGGTCGGACATCGGCAGATAGCGTTATCCGCGGTGGCAAATGGGTCAATGTCTATTCTGGAGAGATTATTCCAGATACGGACATTGCCATCACGATGGGTCGGATCGCTTATGTCGGGCCGGATGCCGGACATACAGTTGGTGATCAGACCAGGGTAATCGAGGCCAATGGACGCTATATGGTGCCCGGTCTCTGTGATGCGCACATGCATGTTGAAAGTGGCATGGTCACCGTCACGGAATTTGCCCGTGCAGTCATTCCACATGGCACGACTTCGATGTTCATTGATCCGCACGAGATTGCCAATGTGCTTGGGCTTCCAGGCGTGCGGCTGATGCATGATGATGCCGCCAGCCTGCCGATCAATGTGCAGGTGCAGGTTCCCTCCTGTGTGCCATCTGCTCCGGGTCTTGAAAATGCAGGAGCTGAATTCAGTGTTGAGGATGTGACCGAAGCTCTGACCTGGCCGCAAACCTGCGGGCTGGGTGAGATGATGAATTTTCCGGGTGTCGCCATGAATGATCCCAAAATGATTGGCGAGATCGGAGCAACGCAACTGGCAGGAAAAACCGTGGGTGGCCATTATGCCTCCCCCGACCTTGGGCTGATGTTTCACGGATACGTGGCCGGTGGCCCCGCAGACGACCATGAAGGAACGCGTAAGGAAGATCCGATTGCACGTATCCGGCAGGGTATGCGGGCCATGCTGCGTTTGGGGTCGGCCTGGTATGATGTAGCCGAGCAGATCAAGGCAGTCACAGAGGACGGGCTCGATCCGCGCAACTTCATACTCTGCACTGACGACAGTCATTCCGGTACCCTTGTTCACGAAGGGCACATGAACAGAGTGGTACGCCATGCGATTGCCCAAGGTGTCAAGCCAGTGACGGCTATTCAGATGGCAACACTCAATACCGCACAGCATTTCGGTATGGAGCGGGATGTTGGTTCAATCGCGCCGGGCCGTCGGGCAGATATCATTCTTACCTCCGATCTGCCAACACTGCCGGTTGAAATGGTCATGGCACAGGGGGAGGTGCTGGCGGAAAACGGCGTTTTGACCGCTGATATCCCTGAAGCGAACTACCCGGACTTCGCAAAGGGTACGGTTAACCTCGGCAAGAAATTGTCGGCAGACGACTTTAATATCTACGCCCCTGAAGGTGCCGCAGAAGTAACAGCACGCGTGATCGGTGTAATCGAGAACCAGGCGCCGACCCGTGCGCTTGAGGCGAGTCTTCCGGTCAAGGATGGTCTGGTGCAAATGGACAATGACAGAGATATTTGCCAGATCGCCCTCGTTGAACGTCATCGCGGGACCGGTGGTGTGGTGAACGGGTTCGTCTCTGGCTTTGGCTATGACACACCCTGCGCAATCGCCTCGACTGTAGCGCATGACAGCCACCACATGATTGTCGTCGGCACTTCGAAAGAGGACATGGCAGCTGCAGCAAACCACCTGGGTAAAGTGGGAGGTGGTATCACGGTGTTTTCGCAAGGTCAGGAACTGGCGACTGTGGAATTGGCCATTGCTGGACTGATGTCGGACGAGCGCGCCGAAGTCGTTGCCAACAAGGCAGCATCAATGGTTGCGGCGATGGAGAACTGCGGCTGTAAGCTCAACAATGCTTATATGCAGCATTCGTTGCTTGCTTTGGTTGTTATCCCAGAAATCAGAATTTCCGACCTTGGGCTTGTTGACGTAACGAAGTTCGAGAAGGTTGACCTGTTTGTCTAG